GACAAATTTCTGCTAAAGTGCTGCTTTAGATTAATGGCTCATCTTCCAGAAGTGAGGGAGACACTTTTTGGCTCCTGGTCTAAATGGTGCTGGGTCGTTAATCACCGTGGCAACAGATGAGACAATGGGCACTGATATGACATTGAGCCTTAGAGCATTTGCCCGTAGTGGAGCCAATCCTTGTTTTATTACGTGGGACAGGAGCCAAGTGCCACACAGAGTTACTTCAATAGATTAACAGTAAGCACACAGAAGGTGGCCCTCACTGAGAgtgcatatgtgtatgtgtgcaagaGTTGGATTGTTTTTATTGGAGGAAAAACAGGAGAAGCAGGCAGCCTAGCTCTATCCAAAATTCAACGTACACAGGAGCCTCCCACCCGACCCTTCAGAGTGAGCTGattatttaaaactttacaATAACTTTAGTATATTTAAAGAAGCCTTACTAAATTTTAACTCTGAAAGTTGTCAGTTATGAGCCCTTGAAATACAAAGGAGTGGGTTAAAATTTGCCATGAAGCAGAAGGCTGTCCCTTTCTGAACCTGATTCTGCCTGAGGCCCCATCCTGTCAGAAAGGAGTTTGTCTTCCTCACCATTCCCAAGTGCTCATAAGGGATCATTGATTATTGGGATTCTGTCTTTAATATTTCTCTccacctttcaaaataaagcaccttgggATGACTGTTGTAAAGTGGTgctatataagaaaaaaaaaattgtctccCTGCACCAAATTTCTCCTAAGAGAGCTTAATAGTAGGGATGCGCCAAttcgatattcagtatcggtatcggtccgatactggcctaaattacttgatcggatatcggaaagaaataaaaaaatgtaatccgatacattaaataacgtttcgctcacattaacTGCATTACAGGgttcagtcgtcttcttcttcttgtgggtttgcgttgaccaaaccagcttagagctgcattaccgccacctactggaatggagagggggatcaggagttagaaaacaaccccctcagatcctccgtcgctgcaacggattccctttgacactgagcgatcatcgctgacatgtttttccgcctccactgctctgccttgtttgtgtgttgtgctcgctgtgctgagaatcagcactGCGAgcactgcagtacggaagttaaaatatgcagatgaactgttaatatgaaaaaatgtatttcttatgcagttacttgggtaatcaatataaatagaatacacaattgctaaaataatcaatagttgcagccctaatgaaatttgcaacatcccataagcatcaccttctcacacagaagcaacaggattcaggtgatatttattgttgtaagtaaagtttatttatatagcgttttccacagacagaaaagcgctgtacaataattaaaacacaatatcatccCCCCAcctccagaaaacactatgttaaaaacataataacattaccatattaaaagaaaaagaataaaaataaagtcagaaaccagaaagcctggttaaacagaaaagttttcaacaatttttttaaatgatgccacagagtcagctaaatggagctggagtggtaaacagttccagagctgtggtgccactgcctaaaaagctctgcccgccctggtccttagtcttgtatgtgagacaactaaaagactttgattttgttgtgtgagagactgttgacttctttttttttttttctttttctttttatgtttttaaatgcctggatccattttaaatatcggatttatatcggtatcggccgatatcctaatgtaaaatatcggtatcggtatcggacataaaaaagtggtatcgtgccatccctacttAATAGTAGATTAattattgttttggtttggttttatttatttatttatgtttaatttattttttggaattatattaaaatgttggtagcactttctattacagctcgGTAATAATGTGGTATTAAGGGGGTAATAATGCGGtaacaagctggaaacaaaaggtaataatggggtaataTACAGGACATTATCATCCAATTAccaaggtaattaccagctaatatccaAGTAATACCACTAGTAACAACAGcgaaaaagctggaaacagaaggtaataatgaggaaatttaacggttattgccatccaattatcaaggtaattaccagctaatatcaagtaatactgctggtaacaacagcggttacaattgagtaatattccactgaaatttatgtaaatggatcgtaaggcccccaaaactgatggtaatgctgtggaaacagagattgcccatgaggctaaaccctttagtaatagtagcttaaaaatgtggtaaaaatattgtatggagatagcaataaggaagtaatgtttatgcatttaacttttcataatttttaataaattgtaataaacgcaaaattatgaagtaatattggctaatgttttaacataataggatggtattaccatgttataaggcttgaattaattataccttaggttctcagcattctgctttgcttaatagcctaaatattatgcttaatgctttggcttattaaatggaaatatttatggtaatttctttgtaataagaaggaatcagggctgcaaaatacaaaaccgactgtttctatgcaataacctatttaagtaaactgcaacaagtgtgagcattatctggaaatgctcatggtagtttctgtgtaatatgcaggaatcagggctgcaaaatgcaaaaccgactgtttctatgtaataacctatttaagtaaactacaagaagtgtgagcattatctggaaataatggtggtaggttctgtgtaataagcaaGAATCAGGCTTGTAAACTGACTGTATTTATTGCCAAGttaatcactgaataaaacaaaagtcaagAGTTCTGATGATGAACTGGAAACACATGGAAAATGCTAAACTACCTGTTTGAAAAACATTAagtattagatttaaaaaaataaacatgcataaaacaCTCATTAAAAGCTCGCTGGAAAATAACTGCATTGTATTTGTTTGAGGATCACAATATTAAGCATAGCTAAGAGGtctatttaaaatagtttttgaaaTTGCATAGGAGTGTAGAAGATCCTCTGTCACAGCACATTTTATATCTGGATGACAatggaatacatattttaaatgtccaatacacaaaaacaaaatgccatcCATCTATGCATTTTTTCCAGGGGAGCTGGACCctgtctcagctgtcatttgCGGGAGATGGGCTACAcattggacaggtcaccagtctgtcatcgGGCTAATGCCGAGACGAACTATTCACATTTACAACTAGGGTCAATTTACACAGTCAGACCTAgagctaatttagaatcaccaatttatctaaccccatgcatgactgtgggaggaagccagagtagccagagagagcccacacagatctggagataacatacaaactccatgcAAAAAGGCTCCAGCCACAGGGGTGATGTTATTGTACTGGATGTATGGCTCTTATATCCTTGAAAAGGCGACCAAGGGGTCCATTTCTGTGTTGTCTACCCAGCCAGTAGTTCCACTCAATAAAATGTAGGATCTCTCTCAGTGACTTCTCAGTCATGTTGCCTCTGAAACGGTACACCTCTTGCTTAAAGGTTCTCCAGGACCTTTCTATATGCTGGGTATGTGCTCCTGTAGCAGGGTGAACAAAAAACCTCTGGTGATTGACTTGGTAGTGTATATACCCATGTTGCCTCAGTCTGCAGTAGGAACGCCAAGAGTCACTCAAAATTGTACTTGCAGGTCTAACATATCGCTGTATAATAGGAAGTAGTCTTTCAGAATTTCGTCTGCGAACAAATTTCAACACAGGCCTCCTTCTCCGTTGATTGACTTCCAACAATCCAAAAACCCAGCCTCTCCTGCGCCAAGTAGCACCAAATCGCCCGCGTGCATACTGAAAAATTAGAAGTTTTTGGAAAGAGGACAGTGTTAAGGCATGATTTATTTGCAGTTGTCTGAACAACAATTTCATAGATACAGATGTACCTATCACCATTATTCACCAATTAATAtcttaaataaattcatatctTTACCTTTCTCTTGTGACAAAACTTGCTCTCATcaatgacaacaaaaccatGTCTTCCACCTATTCTCATTTCCCCCCTCCTCTTCAGGTGCTTAACTGCttgcacacacaccctccttaGTGTCTTGGACATCTTGGACAAAGTGCGGCTGCTTCCACAGACTCCCTCTTCAATTAAGTCCACTTGCCTCAGTCTTAGCCCTTGTGCAAACCTGCAGCAATGTAGTAAACCTATATGAATAATGTTAATGTGATATTAACACAGTTTATTACTGACTTCTTAATCATGTAAAAGGTGTTACTGTTATGTCACATGtatgaaattattataaaataataatgtggtaGAATAGAAGGGATAttactaaaggtggttctacacactacttaatcatggggtgtacttagttagTACTTAATTTTCATATActgcttcttcatttttgcttagcttttattaaataaataatgaaatgttgttgctgctcattcaaggttgcatttacctaattttacaacagtttgtgtttaatattaTGCTATGAGTCAAAATAGTTTACTACATGCAGTACATATGTACTTACTGTTTATCATGACtatatgtatgtctgtgtaacaAACCTATGCATGAACATCATCCAAGAAGTCAAGGAGGAGCGAGAGCCTGAGAAAATAGACCCATCTCTTATGGATTTGGACATGAATCTATTATGTCTTCGACACACCCTTTGAACAAAATATGCCATTTGGTAAAACATAATGAATACAtgaattaatacattaaatatcaataaacaacaataataatattttaaatttttgtgactGTGCTGATTAGCTGATGGTATTTTACAAAATGTCTTACTAAAGTACTTTCAAAGTACTCTCCAAATGCAAATAACTAACCTAGAAATGTGTAATTCAGGCATATGGAAGACATAGGTCAAATTTAAGAAATTTAAAGGAAATCAAGAACTTACCAGCGATATCCATCTCTTGTGTTGCcaccttttctcattttcatttttctttcacacagagagcatctcttcttttttgagagtaatttcagtttttgaagcCATTTTATAAGTACAAGCTTCTTCTTATTTCCcctttgtgttatgtttaaTAATTTTTCAGCGGTGTTCATGTTGAATGGACTGCAAGTCGAGTATGAATCACATACTGGCGCCAGATAGTAAAGCAGCTGTCTGGTCCGTCAGTTAATGGTCCCCCATTCACTCTGCTTCCACGgcagtaagaaaagtaaataaaaaataataaataacttcattctttaagtgcaaaaagcaaaaaaaaaaaaagttcacattaTTTGGATTTATTGTCAATTTAGATTCAGTTAAGTGGGACAATGTACCCTGTTTTCGTTACAGCCGTAGGAGTGCCTGTGCATCACTTTAAATCTTCCCCCTCCAAACTAAGCTCTGCTGGAAAGAACCGgctgccactaggtggcagaCTGCGGTCTGGTGGGAATATGCgcattttcttttatctctggaggagagagaaagaagaagttgGCGCCAACAGCCACACTTTGCCTCCTTTTTTGGCGTACCTCACAGTTCCAAGCTGGCAAAAACCACTGGATTACAAGAGTGTCTTTGGAATAAAATCGCCATACTTTCTACTGTTGTAAGGTTGCAAGGTAAGAACATGAATTCTTAATATTACAGAAAATTATgtgcatttttgtctttttttaataacatgctGTGATGTTTCGGGGTtggcacatttttattatatatatatatatatatatatatatatatatatatatatatatatatatatatatatatatatatatatatatatatatatacatacatacaacaaAGGAACTAGTTTGTGTCAGTCTGAATCACTGTGTGGTTTATTTTGATCCtgatatttgatgttttgagGTTTGTCAAAAAATACTTGATATTGGACCATTATGTATATGTGTAGACCCAGAGGGTTATTGGTTTATAGTCAGGTGTATTTCCTGtatccttatttaaaaaaaaaaaaaaaaagttaaattctgcactttgtgtttgctTAACTATATTACTGGCTCATTATTAACGATAGCCATTAAATATTCCAAAGTTACCAGTAAACCATTGAATGTTTCCAATACAATATTCTAACATTTCAGAGCTATGCCTTTAAGAAGAAGGTACAACACAGCCAACCAGGTACATCCATCTGTGAGTGCTGATGGCAGTGCTGGATCTGCACAGGTGGAACAACTTGACAATGTAGAGGGTAAAGGAGAAAGTAAGTATACAATCTTATCCACAAGCATTAATTGACTACACTCATGTAGGCTTTTTCAGTATGACACCTTTAATGCACCAGTATTTATAAATCACTACCCCCTAATTCTATACTCCTCTCAAACTTCCTACAGTTCACTATTAAGTCTTCAAAAATACAGGGGGAAAATACCTATCATTACTCATTTTTGTAAGCGCAAACTGTCATATATGTTAAAAAGCATTCTGTTGTAGAATTTGACTGTATTCACAAGTAAAGTTTGAAGCAAAAGTTAGTATTTATTGGCAGCCATAGACTGAAACGTAACATATATTTTAGAATCTGCTAATAACACAACAGTGAAGACACCGAAATAATTTAATTGTTGTAGAAGAAGAACATTATGGAAAAGAGAAactcaaacaaaaaacccaacaatgttGCCATACATTGtataatacaattaaaacatcaaaattgATTCCTTGGTTTTCATTGTATCTAAAcatgtcctttttcttttgttttgtgatgatatatatttttttaccatTATAGCACCAGGAACTCCATCTACGTTGGCTCCAACTGCTACAGCAATAATTCAGCAGCTAAGAGACAAAATTACTGTCCTTGAAGATGAAAGAAATTTCCTcagagaacagctgaaaaaagcacTGGATAACATCCCTACTACTTCAGGTGAAACACAGAAATTGTGATCtgctttgattgattgataatttaaaaatgcaatatggcttatatatatatatatatatatatatatatatatatatatatatatatatatatatatatatatatataaaaacagaggaCACCTACAATCTATAGCCTCATCCATTTTTTTAGAGTTTATAATCTAACCTGTTGAAGAACTTCAACTGTCCATCAGTCAACTGTCTTCCATCAGTCCggtcaatgaaaaaaatggtttgtttttagaGTCGTGGCCAAAGGCTTCAGCAGTTGCAACACTAAGAAAGCAAAATTTATTTGCCAGTaacagtttttgaaaaatatgaattgcTTGCGAGTTAGCACTCTGTGTTGACCCTGCGACAGGctagcgacctgtacagggtgtaccctgcctcttgccctatgtcagctgggagaggctccagcccccccgtgaccctgaaaaggataagcggaagagaatggatggatggatggacggacgaatTGTTTGTGATAGATTTTCACTGTGTCATagacacatttataaataatttaatataaacatgtaaaagtAGATGGATACAAAACTTTGTGCCATTGTCACAACTTTTGATCACAACTGTATACTCCACTTGTCTCTTTTTCACagtacactttattttatttttttatttttattttttttacaattctcAGCAAAACGACATCATTCCCCCTCAAGTTCCAGTTCCTCAGATTCATCAGCCTCAGACTCTGAGTCGTCTTCTTCACCGAGTGACGGGAAAAAGAGCAAGaaggccaagaagaagaagaagaagaaagtgtcaCAGTTTGGCAAAAGAAGTATGTTATGTAGCagttaacattgtttttttacatttttttttagaaaatgtcagatttgcTGACACAGTCATATAGCTATGTGTCACAGTGTGTTCTGTCTTGTATGACTGCTCAGTTGTGTGATTTAACATTTTAGGTATTAAGAGTGTAAATATTGGAAACAATTCAACACATATATACTTACTTGTTCATGCCTCTGGATgtgttgtgattgttttgttcTTGGCTTTTACAGTGAAACACCCAGAAGATGTCAAACACAGGTATATGTTTGTTCTTAAAACattcaagaaaacacacagcctGAACCGAAGTTGTGAAAAACTCAACGTGGATCGAAACACTATTGCCTACACAGCCGTCATTGCTGAAGTCCTTTTGGTAGCGGACAGCGAGGAGAAATGTAGGGTTCCACCCTTTACTGGCGGCTCACTCCTTAAGTATGCAAAAGAGGTGAAGGTTTTCCTTGATGATGAGCCAGAGTTAAGAGCAAGaatagacaaaaagaaaaaagagagagagttgtTGCCCATCTCTTACAAAA
The sequence above is a segment of the Archocentrus centrarchus isolate MPI-CPG fArcCen1 chromosome 10, fArcCen1, whole genome shotgun sequence genome. Coding sequences within it:
- the LOC115787259 gene encoding uncharacterized protein LOC115787259, with translation MNTAEKLLNITQRGNKKKLVLIKWLQKLKLLSKKKRCSLCERKMKMRKGGNTRDGYRWVCRRHNRFMSKSIRDGSIFSGSRSSLTSWMMFMHRFAQGLRLRQVDLIEEGVCGSSRTLSKMSKTLRRVCVQAVKHLKRRGEMRIGGRHGFVVIDESKFCHKRKYARGRFGATWRRRGWVFGLLEVNQRRRRPVLKFVRRRNSERLLPIIQRYVRPASTILSDSWRSYCRLRQHGYIHYQVNHQRFFVHPATGAHTQHIERSWRTFKQEVYRFRGNMTEKSLREILHFIEWNYWLGRQHRNGPLGRLFKDIRAIHPVQ
- the LOC115787454 gene encoding uncharacterized protein LOC115787454, coding for MPLRRRYNTANQVHPSVSADGSAGSAQVEQLDNVEGKGETPGTPSTLAPTATAIIQQLRDKITVLEDERNFLREQLKKALDNIPTTSAKRHHSPSSSSSSDSSASDSESSSSPSDGKKSKKAKKKKKKKVSQFGKRMKHPEDVKHRYMFVLKTFKKTHSLNRSCEKLNVDRNTIAYTAVIAEVLLVADSEEKCRVPPFTGGSLLKYAKEVKVFLDDEPELRARIDKKKKERELLPISYKIKGN